A region of Lycium barbarum isolate Lr01 chromosome 3, ASM1917538v2, whole genome shotgun sequence DNA encodes the following proteins:
- the LOC132634084 gene encoding uncharacterized protein LOC132634084, whose translation MQKSIFLTLTNEQGQPPDCILKDAKNTSKLSYSSLLGSINPMSRSRVYQALAEEDIEADAKGNDVDLSLILINVKHITKLLGEQGREEYMVLDLKHKVICFLLERTKLCTNNT comes from the exons ATGCAGAAAAGTATATTCTTGACGTTGACAAATGAGCAG GGGCAACCCCCTGATTGCATACTAAAGGACGCAAAAAACACCAGCAAGCTAAGTTATTCAAGTTTGCTTGGGAGCATTAATCCTATGAGCAGATCTAGAGTTTATCAAGCTTTGGCAGAAGAAGATATTGAAGCT GATGCCAAGGGCAATGATGTTGATCTCAGTCTGATATTGATCAATGTGAAGCATATTACGAAGCTGCTAGGGGAACAAGGAAGAgaagaatatatggtcttggatctcaagcacaaagttatctgctttttgttggaaagaaCAAAATTATGCACTAACAATACTTGA
- the LOC132634080 gene encoding auxin-responsive protein SAUR32-like: MGSGDKHHHLKFHVQLYLPNFHFHHHHHGHGHENIEEFRDIPRGCVAVMVGQGEEQQRFVIPVMHINHPLFIQLLKGAEDEVEFHHNGPINIPCHVEEFRYVEDIIDKDNNNHHLWCFKA, from the coding sequence ATGGGGAGCGGAGACAAACACCATCATTTGAAATTCCATGTTCAACTGTACCTGCCTAATTTTcactttcatcatcatcatcatggacATGGGCATGAGAATATTGAGGAATTCAGGGACATACCAAGAGGGTGCGTTGCGGTGATGGTTGGTCAAGGGGAAGAGCAACAGAGGTTTGTCATACCAGTGATGCACATCAATCATCCTCTCTTCATCCAGTTGCTCAAAGGAGCTGAGGATGAAGTTGAATTTCATCACAATGGTCCTATCAATATCCCTTGTCATGTCGAGGAGTTTCGTTACGTTGAGGATATCATAGACAAAGATAATAATAATCACCACTTATGGTGCTTCAAGGCCTGA
- the LOC132631227 gene encoding auxin-responsive protein SAUR32-like, with the protein MRSGEKRNHHHHHHLKFHVHVHLPFHLHHHENIEELRDIPRGCVAVMVGQGEEQQRFVIPVMHINHPLFIQLLKGAEDEVNFHHNGPINIPCQVEEFRYVEDIIDKDSNHYLWCFKP; encoded by the coding sequence ATGCGGAGCGGAGAAAAACGCAATcaccaccatcatcatcatttaaAATTCCATGTACATGTGCATCTGCCTTTTCACCTTCATCATCACGAGAATATTGAGGAATTGAGGGACATCCCAAGAGGATGCGTTGCGGTGATGGTTGGTCAAGGAGAAGAGCAACAGAGGTTCGTCATACCAGTGATGCACATCAACCATCCTCTCTTCATCCAGTTGTTGAAAGGAGCTGAGGATGAAGTCAACTTTCATCACAATGGTCCCATAAACATCCCTTGTCAGGTGGAGGAGTTCCGTTACGTTGAGGATATCATAGACAAGGATAGTAATCACTATTTGTGGTGCTTCAAGCCCTGA
- the LOC132634081 gene encoding uncharacterized protein LOC132634081, whose translation MKTSWTIRNPSRRYWCPRSCDFYSWKDKESTDPRSKSVIPKLIDKIGKLEHLVESSQHIEQYTSTNKDDKLVEIEEASKEVDKPKASNQGDTCMEMQLEKLEGEIEKMKEREKKWKSKMVKQRSRENVFLCVMFCCCVVAIPISYWFAVIYMKKGSMKLP comes from the exons ATGAAAACATCTTGGACTATAAGAAATCCCAGTAGAAGATATTGG TGTCCAAGATCCTGCGACTTTTATTCATGGAAGGATAAGGAAAGCACTGATCCGAGGTCCAAATCTGTGATTCCCAAACTGATTGACAAAATTGGTAAGCTTGAGCATTTGGTGGAATCTTCTCAGCATATTGAGCAGTATACATCCACCAATAAAGATGATAAATTGGTTGAGATTGAGGAAGCTTCTAAAGAAGTTGACAAGCCTAAAGCTTCCAACCAAGGTGACACTTGTATGGAGATGCAATTAGAGAAGTTGGAAGGAGAGATTGAGAAGATGAAAGAAAGGGAGAAGAAGTGGAAGAGCAAGATGGTTAAACAAAGGAGTAGGGAGAATGTATTCCTTTGTGTTatgttttgttgttgtgttgtagctatacCTATAAGCTATTGGTTTGCGGTCATCTATATGAAGAAAGGTTCAATGAAATTGCCTTAG